In Methyloterricola oryzae, a genomic segment contains:
- a CDS encoding pentapeptide repeat-containing protein produces MLTSIDASAYQCIHAATPPAPPTNGVVLWFPVPDGNSSPNTLLLTLPADSVYTVSFSDECVGAEFAPRSISVAPGVALAYFGSDTETGVADSLVLPWGAVNAQSSNGSPLLVFEGRVGTMGRYQFWGGLTSIRLMDTSTMLQQYLSCRSCVFSPNFNVILPSDVPPQVIDYLGDLTNAKMPKAKVVNISDVGFKFDGADLSGATLAGIFDNSSFSNVTVDGTTFGADFIGATFSEILYKTTPPTFEGYLGGTGDQCTQFKNSNLIGASFDTLIWEPGLPCSEPWFPGSQLDLKAVGQLLLASKGYPNPQAPNGGPINWTGAQVIATAADRKALAGIDLTGVNIGGLSLQGEAVDLTGIHLDGATLSGVDLSLATLTNASLT; encoded by the coding sequence GTGCTTACCAGCATCGACGCATCGGCCTACCAATGCATACACGCCGCGACCCCACCTGCACCGCCGACCAATGGTGTCGTGTTGTGGTTTCCAGTGCCGGACGGAAACAGCTCTCCCAACACTCTGCTGCTGACGCTCCCAGCTGACAGTGTGTATACGGTATCTTTTTCTGACGAATGCGTGGGGGCAGAGTTCGCGCCGCGCTCTATCAGTGTCGCGCCCGGCGTGGCGTTGGCCTATTTCGGGTCAGATACCGAGACCGGCGTCGCAGATTCATTGGTCCTTCCGTGGGGGGCGGTGAATGCGCAGAGCAGCAACGGCTCTCCGCTTCTTGTATTTGAGGGCCGCGTGGGCACCATGGGGCGGTACCAATTCTGGGGCGGGCTGACCAGCATCCGTCTCATGGACACGTCCACCATGCTCCAGCAGTATTTATCCTGCCGCAGTTGCGTGTTTTCTCCTAATTTCAACGTCATCTTGCCCAGCGACGTACCCCCGCAGGTCATCGACTACCTCGGTGATCTCACCAATGCCAAGATGCCCAAGGCCAAAGTCGTAAATATCAGCGATGTCGGCTTCAAATTTGACGGAGCCGATCTCAGCGGGGCAACCCTTGCAGGCATATTCGATAACAGCTCGTTTTCGAATGTCACCGTCGACGGCACCACCTTTGGTGCGGACTTCATCGGCGCCACGTTTTCTGAGATCCTTTACAAAACCACTCCACCGACTTTCGAGGGGTACCTCGGAGGAACAGGTGATCAGTGCACACAGTTCAAAAACAGCAATTTGATCGGTGCTTCCTTTGACACCCTAATATGGGAACCTGGGCTTCCTTGTTCTGAGCCTTGGTTCCCCGGAAGCCAGCTTGATTTGAAGGCCGTTGGACAGTTGCTGCTTGCATCCAAAGGCTATCCCAATCCGCAGGCTCCAAACGGTGGCCCCATAAACTGGACCGGCGCACAGGTGATCGCCACCGCCGCCGATCGCAAGGCGCTGGCCGGCATCGACCTGACAGGTGTTAATATCGGGGGTCTTAGCC